A window of Streptomyces sp. SAI-127 contains these coding sequences:
- the ffh gene encoding signal recognition particle protein has protein sequence MFDTLSDRLSATFKNLRGKGRLSEADIDATAREIRIALLEADVALPVVRTFIKNVKERALGADVSRALNPAQQVLKIVNEELVTILGGETRRLRFAKNPPTVIMLAGLQGAGKTTLAGKLGHWLKEQGHSPLLVAADLQRPNAVNQLSVVAERAGVAVYAPEPGNGVGDPVKVAKDSIEFAKSKVHDIVIVDTAGRLGIDQELMQQAADIRDAVSPDEILFVVDAMIGQDAVNTAESFRDGVGFDGVVLSKLDGDARGGAALSIRQITGKPIMFASNGEKLEDFDAFHPDRMASRILDMGDLLTLIEQAEKTFSQEEAEKMASKLASKKGQDFTLDDFLAQMEQVRKMGSISKLLGMLPGMGQIKDQINNLDERDVDRTAAIIKSMTPAERADATIINGSRRARIAKGSGVEVSAVKNLVERFFEARKMMSRMAQGGGMPGMPGVPGMGGGPGRAKKQPKKAKGKQRSGNPMKRKQQEQEEAERRAAQAGSAFGVPGQQAPQDFELPDEFKKFMG, from the coding sequence GTGTTCGATACTCTTTCCGATCGCCTCTCAGCGACTTTCAAGAACCTGCGCGGCAAGGGACGGCTCTCCGAGGCGGACATCGACGCCACCGCGCGCGAGATCCGGATCGCCCTCCTGGAAGCGGACGTGGCCCTCCCGGTCGTCCGGACGTTCATCAAGAACGTCAAGGAGCGTGCCCTCGGTGCCGATGTCTCGCGGGCGCTGAACCCCGCGCAGCAGGTCCTGAAGATCGTGAACGAGGAGCTCGTCACGATCCTCGGCGGCGAGACCCGGCGGCTGCGGTTCGCCAAGAACCCGCCCACCGTGATCATGCTGGCGGGTCTCCAGGGTGCCGGTAAGACCACCCTCGCGGGCAAGCTCGGCCACTGGCTGAAGGAGCAGGGCCACTCGCCGCTGCTCGTCGCCGCCGACCTCCAGCGTCCCAACGCCGTCAACCAGCTCAGCGTCGTCGCCGAGCGCGCCGGTGTCGCGGTCTACGCGCCCGAGCCGGGCAACGGCGTCGGTGACCCGGTCAAGGTCGCCAAGGACTCCATCGAGTTCGCGAAGTCCAAGGTCCACGACATCGTGATCGTGGACACCGCCGGCCGCTTGGGTATCGACCAGGAACTGATGCAGCAGGCCGCGGACATCCGCGACGCCGTCTCGCCCGACGAGATCCTCTTCGTCGTCGACGCGATGATCGGCCAGGACGCGGTCAACACCGCCGAGTCCTTCCGCGACGGCGTCGGCTTCGACGGCGTGGTGCTCTCCAAGCTCGACGGTGACGCCCGCGGTGGTGCGGCCCTGTCGATCCGGCAGATCACCGGCAAGCCGATCATGTTCGCGTCGAACGGCGAGAAGCTCGAGGACTTCGACGCCTTCCACCCTGACCGGATGGCCTCCCGCATCCTCGACATGGGTGACCTGCTCACCCTGATCGAGCAGGCGGAGAAGACGTTCAGTCAGGAAGAGGCCGAGAAGATGGCCTCCAAGCTGGCGTCCAAGAAGGGCCAGGACTTCACCCTGGACGACTTCCTGGCCCAGATGGAGCAGGTCCGGAAGATGGGCAGCATCTCCAAGCTGCTCGGCATGCTCCCGGGCATGGGCCAGATCAAGGACCAGATCAACAACCTCGACGAGCGGGACGTCGACCGCACGGCCGCCATCATCAAGTCGATGACCCCGGCCGAGCGCGCCGACGCCACGATCATCAACGGCTCGCGCCGCGCCCGTATCGCCAAGGGTTCCGGCGTCGAGGTCAGCGCGGTCAAGAACCTCGTCGAGCGGTTCTTCGAGGCCCGCAAGATGATGTCGCGCATGGCCCAGGGCGGCGGGATGCCGGGCATGCCGGGTGTCCCGGGCATGGGCGGCGGCCCCGGCCGCGCCAAGAAGCAGCCGAAGAAGGCCAAGGGCAAGCAGCGCTCCGGCAACCCGATGAAGCGCAAGCAGCAGGAGCAGGAGGAGGCCGAGCGCAGGGCCGCCCAGGCGGGCAGCGCCTTCGGCGTGCCCGGCCAGCAGGCCCCGCAGGACTTCGAGCTGCCGGACGAGTTCAAGAAGTTCATGGGCTGA